GGGGATATCCATGGTCATATCGGCTGTCATAGTCATAAATAGCTGATCTAAAGCAGCAAATATTATCGGCACAGCTATCAGATAGCTAATCACAACAAAAAATGTCAATCCGCTTAAGGTTATTTTATAAATTTCTTTTTTGCGATATCCTAAGATTTTAAGAAGAGAAATACTCTCGGCATTTTCCATAATAATCATAGAAATAACAACATATAATACGACCAGACCAACCATGAAAGACAAGGCGCCAATCGATAATGAAATAGTCTGTAAGGGTGCCATCATCAGCTGATAGCCTTCCAGCATCTCTGCCCGTGATGATTGGGAAAGTAGTTTGTTTTCATCAATATCAAGTACTCTGTCCGAGTATAGGCCCAAATAGCTACCTGATTCATAATCACAAATCTCATTTAACTTTTCAAGAGGCAAAAAGACATAAGTACCCAGGCTGTAATCAGCGATTTCATCAATAGTAAGGTTAGTTTCCTTTTCAGTGGCAGAGTTTTTTATCACCAGGTCATCTCCCACTGCCAGACCAGTTCGATTAGCCAGCACAGAAGAAACAATAACTTGATTGAAATCAAGTATATTTCCTGACTTATCACTCAGATGAACCATAGTAGAATCCGGAGTGATCCCGTAAGCAAGTATGCTCATTTCATCTCCGTTCGATTTTTTTGCAGTAAATGAGCCTAACGTAAAGCTTTCAGTCCCCTCAATAGATTCGGTCTGAAAATCCTTGAAGGTATACATATACTCATAGGAAAAGCCATTTTCGATACCATTGACGACCAAATAATCCATCGAGCTTTTCATCATAAAACCCATCAGAACCAGAGAAGCTGCTACAATAACACCAAGCATCAAAAACAGAATACGACTGTAATTTTTGAGTATTTCCCGAATTTTAAAAACTGTTTTAAACTTGAAGTGCTTCAACTTGATTCTTTTTTCGACCCAGTTAACCCGCACTTTTTTATTGCCGTTTTTCAGCAGCTCAAGTGGTGATAAACTCAGCGCTTTCAAGGTTACTAAAAGTGTTGCCGGGATCAGAAAGAAAAAGGGCATGATCAGACTTAAAATTAGATAAAACGGATAATACCTTATCGTAATAACCGGAATATTATACATACTGGCGGTCAGATTTAGAAATGGGTTAACCATGAATATACCAGCGATGGTTCCAATAATACTGCCGAATAGTCCAATCAGCAGGGCATACCGCAAATAATGAAAAATGATTTCACTTTTCTTGTAGCCCAGGGCGAATAAAGCCCCAATCTGGACATATTCCTGTTTTAAAAGCCGACCCAGAATCACAGCTATCATTACTCCGGAAACAATCATAATTGCCAGCGGAATGACTCGCCCGATCGGCTCAACTGCTTTAAGATCATTTTCCGGAAAAGTTATTCGCAGATTATCATCACGATCCACCCACTTCAAAACAACCATTTCACTACTAATGCTTTTTTTAAGGTCTGTAGCGTCAGTTTGGTCTGAGTATTCCACGCTGTAAAACAAAGTTGAATCTGTTGTATCACTAAGGACATGCTTGTTAACAAGGCCAACCCCAAAAGTATTGGCATTCTTAATCATTTCGCCTTCATTTTTAAGGGCATAAATATAATCTGGTTCTGTAAAAAAGCCGACCACATGATAATCTATGTCAGCAAAAGTAACATGATCATCAACCTGAATATCGTGGGCAGCGGCAAAGCCTGGGTCGATCAGGATTTCATCATCTGCTGACAGTTTTTTTCCTTCCATTACATAGTATTGGTCAATTTCTTCCGCCGCAGATAAAAGACGGATCTTGGCCGTATCGCTATACTCCAAATCCTGATAGTAGCGCTCTTCCAGTTTAACATGGTATTCATCTTCAAATTTCGTAGGTTCGGATAATTTTCCTAAAGGAATAAAAAAGGCATCTTGTTGATGATATTCTTCTTTAAATTGTTCCAGATTATCCAGAATATTTACCCCAAAGATGCCAAACATCGTGAAAATCATACAACTGAGAGCCACTAACAACGATGCACCAAAATATTGGGATTTGTGTTTAAAGATCGTTCTAAATATTTTTCGATTGATCTTCATTACCACTCCACCTCATTAGCATGGATCGGATTCTTCTGAATAATATCTTCAACAATTTCACCGCTTCTAAGTTTAATAACCTTATCCGCCATCCCTGCAATCGCTGCGTTATGGGTAATAATCAATGTTGTCATCTGATATTTTCTGGTAATTTTTTCAATTAAATCAAGTATCTCTTTTGACGATTCATAATCCAGCGCTCCAGTAGGTTCATCACAAAACAAAAGCTTAGGATTTTTCACCAGTGCTCTGGCTACAGAAACCCGTTGCTGCTGGCCTCCGCTTAACTCCTGGGGATAACGGTCCCTTAATTCAAACAGGCCGATATCCTTAATCAACGCGTCAATATCAAGTGGATTCTGACTGATATCTTCTGCCACACAAATATTTTCATAAACTGTCAGATTAGGAATCAGATTGTAAAATTGAAAGACAAAACCGATCTTTTCCCGACGGTATTCCTGCAGCTTTTTACTATTAAATTCAGTAATCTTTTGTCCATCAATATCTGCCGTTCCGCTGTTTGCAAAATCAATACCACCCAAAATATTTAAAAGCGTCGACTTGCCCGACCCGGATGGCCCAAGAATGACTGCAATCTGGCCTTTTTCCATCGAAAAAGTCACGTCTTTTAAAGCATGGAATTCCAATGCAGCACTTTTGTATATTTTATTTAGGTTCTTTACTTCAATTAGCATTGAGTCCTCCTTAGTCAATATTAACGTTCTTACAGTTATTATTTAAATTGATAAATCACAAAGACTTCCATTTATCCTATAGAAGCCTGGTGGAGATACAACAAAATATATCTTACGATTATCCCTACTTACATTATTTCTGACCTCGAATCATTTCGCTTTTGATCACCCAAGGAAATCTCCAACTTAATTTAATTCTATTTTCAGACAACCGCGAAATCCTCTTGCCGAATAATAAGAATCAGCCCCATTATGATACATAAATACCGTATCATAACGACGATCACAAAAGATCGCGCCGTCAAGTTTTCGGATTTTATCTGGTGTTTTAACCCAGGAAGATGTTTTAGTATCAAACTCACCAAATTTTTGAAGGTCTCGATACTGAGCTTCAGTCAGCAGCTCAATGCCAATTTCTTCTGCCACATCCAGAACGCTGCTTAAAGGTTTATTTTTCTTCCGTTTGTCGAGAGCTTCCCGATCGTAACAGAGGTTTCTGCGTCCTTCCGGACTTTGAGTACAACAATCAACAAAGTAATATTGCTCTTCAACTTCTGTAAATTTTACCAGATCAGGTTCTCCTCCGCTTTCTTCCATTTTAAAAAGAATCTGCAGTTTTGCCGCATCCATGCTAATTATTGCTAAAATCTCTGACCATTTAGCTTTAGGATGGCGGTTCATGTTATTGTTAAAACGCTTTTCTAAAACTTCCAACAATTCATTTTGTTGATCCATTGTCAGCTTATTGATTTTTACCATCTCATCCTCCGTTTTTAAAAATAGAATATATCTTCAAACATCCTATATCATCGTATTACTACCCTAATCATCTTGTGAAGATTTCAATTATTTCGGGAATGCTTAATCTCCATTCTTTTCTACTTGATAATCAATCCCTGCTTTTCTCGCTTGGGCACAAAGCTGCCTCACATTTAGTTTAAACTGTTTACCATCTTTAATAAAATGTGTCCCGCATTGACGGAATTCAAAATTTGTATTAGTTTGAATACATTGTTGCCTGAGCGACAAAACCCAATTGAAATTGAGTGGTCGGGCGTTGAAATCCGATTCACCGCCGACCACAACTAATTCCACATCATCCAAATATTTTGCAATATCAATTTCTTCGATTAAGGGTTGACAGATTACGTTTTTATGAATAATTGGCAAATGTTTAAAAATGGATAAACGTTCATCAGCTCGACTCTGGTTTTCGATTGTGCATCCAACTGTCACATTTTCATATCCACTGCCCCAGTCATCAGGTATGCACGCTTCAAACCGCTCAATCCGCTTGGTCAGAAAAATAAACTGCAGATCTGATCTTTCTTTAATCATCTGCCAGCATTCGTTTCGCCACATATCTGCATCCGCCAAAAGAAAATCCGAAGAAAAACACAGATAGACCACTTGACCTGATTTTAATTTATATTCCCCTTTTTTATTCTTTTCAATCGGAGTCATAAATTTATCAGTTTTAAGAATTTTATTAGTATCAATTCCCCGTCTTTGATCGCCTTTATGAATATAACAAAATTGACAGCCTTCACTATACTTATGACACCCCCGCCAGGGATTCCACATTGCCATGTCTAGCTCCCTATTTTTTCTTCTGCAAAATCTATTAACTTTTCTTCTGACAGCCGATAAACCGTCCAATCATCCATTGGTCTGGCTCACAAAGACAGATAGACATCAATACTTGGTTGATTCCAGTCAAGACACACCCATTCCATTCGTCCGCAACCCCGTTCCACAGCAATCTGTGCCGCTTTTTTAAGCAATGCTTTACCATAGCCCTTGCCTCTAAACTCCGGTTTAACAAACAAATCTTCGAGATAGATTCCGCCTTTTCCCTGAAATGTTGAAAAATTATGGAAGAACATCACAAAACCAACTTCCTGCTCCTCAACAACAGCAAAAATTACTTCGGCAATATTCTTTTTAAATACCCACTCTTTAATAAGTTCTTCAGTTGCTACGACCTGATTCAGCAGATTTTCATAATCTGCCAGGGCTCTAACAAATTCTAAAATTAATGGTGTGTCTTTTTCTTCTGCATATCTAAACGTTAATGCCATTTTTTCCTCACATTTTTGTATTTTTCTAATCTACATCAGCAGGACAATACTTATGTGCAATTGTCTGCTAACATTTAATAACGAAACTATTAATTGATAATATCATTCTCAGATGTTTTCGTCAATTTACTGCCTTTTCTAGGAATGTGATATCATTAAAAATTTAATGTGGTTTCTGCCAGCTAGACATTTTGAAATACCATTCAGTTGCAAATATTTTAACTTATCTAACAAAATTACTTTATTTGAATCCATTACATGCTAATCTTTATTCAAATTTAATTATCCTTCATATTTTTGCATAAAAATAAGTGTAAATGTTTCTGCACTAATGGTGTGCTTAACACTTACACTTTTATGATACTAAAAAAGAGCAAATCCAGTTATCAACCTGGCTTCACTCTTTAATTCAAAATTTCTTATCTATGACGTCCTCGATGCATAGATCCACTGCCATCCTGAGCCTGAGTTCCATCACAATTATCGCAAAGTCCATCACCATCAGCATCAATAAAGCTACCCGAACCATCACAAATGCCATCCGCATTGTAATCACAAGTTCCGTTCTGGTAACCACCGCCTGTACCATCACAAATGCCATCGCCAGTTTGGTCGCAATATTCACTTTGGTATCTCGTTCCATCACCACTGCCATAACCATGATTCGATGAAGCCATAGCTGTTCCGCCTGTTACCAATAACAGTGCCAGAGTTCCGGCTAAAATCAGATTTCTTTTCATAAAAAGTAACTCCTTCTCTCTTTGATGGCTTCATTTTAAACCTGATTTGTGTCATTTATGTGACAAATTTAACAGCATCACGTTAACGGAATCACCACTTTCTTGTCCTGATAGGATTCCACGGCTACCGGCACCTGATACACAGCATTAATTGTTTCCGGTGTCATAACGTCTAATCCCCCGTAACAGAAAACCTCACTGTCTTTTAAAAATAAAAACCTGTCACAATAACGCAATGCTAAATTGAGATCATGGATGACAATCACCACCGCAATATTTTTTTCTCGAGTTATATTGGAAATCAGCTTTAGCACTTCAAGCTGATTTTTAAGATCCAGACACGAAGTCGGCTCATCCAAAAGTAAAACTTTTGGCTCCTGGGCTAATGCCCGGGCGATCATAACTTTCTGCATTTCACCACCACTTAGCTCGTCTATATAACGCAAGGAAAAATCCTGGAGTCCCATCGTTTCAATAATTTCTTCAACCAAATCATAATCTTCCTTTTTTGGTGCCATTTTGATATGTGGTTTTCTTCCTAAAAGTACTGTATCATAAACGGTTATTCTACTGCCTTCACTTTTCTGTGCAACATAAGCAGTATTTTGAGCAATTTCAAGCCTGTTCATTTTTAATATATCTCTTTCATTGATCAAAACACTTCCATTTTGCGGGGCAATAATTTTATTGATGCATTTAAGCATGGTGCTTTTACCAGCACCATTATTGCCTAGTATCGCTACAAATTCACCATTTGACACATCAAACTCAACCTGATTCAGAATTCTTCGGTTTGAGCGATAGCCAAATTCCAGGTTATCAATTTTTAACATGATTGACTCCTTTAAAAATAAGATATAAAAATAGTGGGGCACCTAAAAACGAAGTAATGGCTCCAATAGGCAGAATAACCGGCGAAATTATAAGTCTGGCAAATGTATCGCTGATTAATAGCATGAGTGCCCCCATTAAAGCAGATGCGGGAAGCAGATAACGATAGTCATTTCCCACAAATCTCCGCATAATATGAGGTGCAATCAGGCCAATAAAATTGATTATTCCAACAAATGAAACAATAGTAGCTGCTGTCAGAGATGAAATCGTCATTCCAAGCAGGCGAACCCGTGAGACATTAACACCCAGACCGATGGCTGTATGCTCACCACACTCAAGGGCATTATAGTTCCAACGATTGAACATGAAGTAGATCAATGCTGCAAATGAGACAATCGCCGCTGCCTGAATATTATCCATGCTTGCTCTACCCAGATCTCCGAAAGTCCAGAATACGATAGCCGCCATCTGAACATCAGAGGAAAAATACTGGATCAGGGCTGTTCCCCCAGCAAACAAAGAACTTAATGCCACTCCAGCCAAAATCATTGTTTCTGGCGAAGCATTACGCATTTTAGACAAACCCAGAATCACCAGTGTTACTAACATCGATGTTATAAAGGCGCAAATGCTGGTTAAATACGGATTCGAGACCGTAACAGCATCAGCAGTGTTGCCCATCACGGTACCCCCCCCTAAAAACGTGATGGCAATAGCCGCTCCAAATGATGCGCCCTGTGATATCCCTAAAGTCGATGCCGAAGCCAGGGGGTTTTTCAGAATACTCTGCATCACGCAACCAGCTGAGGCCAGGCCAATTCCAGATACCAGCGCCATCAAAATTCGGGGAAGCCTGATGTTGACAGTTACCAGAACACTTTTTTCAACGCCAATCCCAACTAACGCTTTCAATACATCGGTCACAGGAATATCTGCTGAACCAGCTGTAATTGCAAATAATGCCGTTGCCAGAGTTAATAGTGTCAGAACTATTAATGTAATAATCTTTTTATGAACATATTTATCATAGTCCGTCCCACAGGCGGTCTTTTTTATCATTTCCATTATTCACCAATGGTCAACGGTCCAAAACCCTGATTAGCTTCAACATATTGGGAATAGATTTTTTCACCCAGCAGAAATTCAAATATTTCATCAGCCTTTTCATCAATAGTAATATCAGAGAAAGCTTCTGGATAGATAACCGTCCCTGCATAATAAGCATCAGCTAAAGCAATCTCAATATTGGTATAATTATTGTTATATGCCAGCTGAGAATAAACCTGATTATTCTGAACCGCCTGCAAAGAATTAAAGAAGTCTGGATTTTCTGCATACTGCATATTTACAAGATCCATATTTTCTGGATTTAAAAAGATGATATCCGGATTCCATACCAGCACCTGTTCAAGATCTACTGTAAATGCACCACTTTGACCCGTTACATCCGTAACATTATTTGCGTTAATGGCAACAAATGGACCATAATTAGCACTGGTTCCATCAAAACCATGTTTACCTTTAAAGTTTAATCCACCATTATAAACCGACGGTTTGCTTTCATCGGGAATATCCTGTGTCCGTTCGTTCAAATCTTCCTGTGCTGCATCCATGTAGTCATTAATTTCTTGAGCTCGCTCTTCTTCGCCTAAAACTTGACCAATCAAATTGATCGAATCATTCATAATCCCGTCAAAAAGACCTGGGTTGGCCACTGCAACTACTGGAATACCAGTTTTTTCCTGCAGTTCATCGGCCTGATTATAATCAGAGACCACAAAAATCACATCCGGCATTAGATTAATAATTTCTTCATCAAAGGGAACAATTCCACCAGCTCCACCCTGACCAATTTGTGCCAGCGATTCATAGTTTGGATTTACCAGGGTATAAGGTCTGGTCAAGACCTGAACGTTATCCATATCAGTTACACCTGTAACCAGATCTGCAGCACCCATATAAGTAAGTAAACGCATAACCCCTAAAGACCCAATGCTGTTGATTTCTGTCGGTACTTCCACCTGACGGCCCAGGCTGTCAGTTATAACTTGGGTTGATGCTGCTTGATCCCCCTCAGAATCTGTAACCTGTGAGCTTGTACAGGCTGCCATTGAAATCATTATTACTAAACAAAGAAAAAAAACACTAACCTTTTTCATCATAACTCCTCTTAATTAAATAAATCACATTCCTTTTGTCACCAGCGATTAAATTCCGCGACTATAAGGGTTTGAACAATCAACACAGACTTTTCTGCCATTTTCCAGGCGAATCATATGCTCTGCTGTTTTTTCACCACACTCTTCACAGATAATACTGTTAAAAATTCGAGCCGGTTCCGGTAAATCATAAGATGGTTCTTTAAAATCGAAAACTTTTGTGGCATCCGGTTCGCTTAAAATATAGTTTTCCATTTCATCGCGTTCCATATCAGGCAGGTCTTTTAAAACTAGCCGGATCTTCTCACCCGTTTTGCGGTTAAAAAAGGTAAAAGCCTGCTTACCGCGATTTCTAAAAATCAAATTACCTTTGCCTGCACTACAGCCCATAATCACCTGAACTCCGTCAACACCGCAAGCATCGTTTTCAGTTATACAAACTACTTCTTCATCCTCAGAAAACTGAATGTTTAGCGCCTTAATGGCTTCTTCCGAGGCTCTAACCCCAATTGCCAGTCCTGGGCAATGATGTCCATGAAATGCTACCGATTTCTCCCATAATTCTTTGTTCATCTTTTCTCTCCTCAAAATTTTAAAATAGATCATATTCGCTCAGACCAACAAGTGATCTTCATCGCGAGTTTTAAATACAATTTAACCAAAAGAAAAAGACCCAATTAATGAGTCTTCAGACATTTTATATCAATACTTACCATCTTCATGACGATATTATGGATTAAATTGTTAACAAAAAAGAAACCGCAAAAACCAATCCCTGCTTCAGCAGAACATCGATTATTACGGTAAATTCATTTACTTAAATGTTATATGTTTGTAACATTAGTAATCATAAACTATTTTTAAAGACTTGTCAATGCTTGTATATACCATCAGTAAAACTTTTTTTAATTCTCCGCATGCTCAACTCTCATACAAATATAATTACCTGATAAAGTTGGTCATTGTAGGTTTTTCATATTCCGGCAAGCTTATTCCCGCTTTTTTACCAGCTTCTATGGACTTTAAAAGCCAGGACATATTTTCTCCAAGAGTTCTCATAATCTGCAAGCCTTCTGCATCTTTTAAAACCTCTTCCGGCGAATTTCCATGTACCTGATTCCAGTATTGAGAGGAAACGACTGGCATTTTAGCAATCGTAAAATATTTATTAAGCCGATCAAATGTTGCGCTTGCTCCCCCTCTGCGACAAGAAACTACACAAGCTCCAGGTTTTCCTGCAAGTTTTTTAGTAGACGAATAAAACAGGCGATCGAGAAAAGAAGTTACCCGACCAGTCGGGCCAGCATAATAAACGGGTGAACCGACGATAATGCCGTCAATTTCTGAAAGCCTTTGAGCCATTTCATTGACCAAATCATCGAAAACACAGCTACCGGTTTCATGGCATTTCCCGCAGGCAATGCAATCGTTAAGTGGTGTTTTACCCAAATAAAGAATCTCTACGTCAATTTCATATTTCTTTAGTACTGTTGCCACTTCACTAAGGGCTGTAAAGGTACAGCCTTTTTCGGATAAAGTCCGTATAATGGTGTAAAAAGAAAATGAGCCAAGAGCTCAAACCTCGGTTAAAATAAAAGTACCACCCAATACCTAATCGAGGAGATGAACAAATGGCTCAATTAAATATTACACTGGACACAGAACTTTTGCACGGACTTTTTACAAAAGATTCCCGGGATGAGGCTTTTTCAAAGCTTCTGGAAACAATTCTTAACCAGGTGCTTGTAGCGCAATCGGCTGAGCAACTTGGTGCTGAACGCTATGAGCGATGCGAGGATCGGACAGCTTACCGTAACGGTTTTAGGGATCGTGAATTAACAACGCGAATCGGTGGTATCACCCTGCGGATCCCTCGTCATCGTAACGGCGAATTCAGCACGACGATGTTTCAGCGCTACCAGCGGAGCGAGCAGGCTCTGATGCTGGCAATGATCGAAATGGTCATTAATGGGGTTTCAACCCGCAAAATCGAAAACATTACAGAAGAACTTTGTGGCCAGAGCTTTTCAAAATCAACAGTTTCAAAGCTGTGTGAAAATCTGGATCCGGTAGTAAACGGTTTTCGTAACCGAACGCTTGAAAAGCATTATCCATTTATAATTGTGGATGCTTTATATCTCAAAGTTCGCGAAGACAGCAGAGTCCGGTCAAAAGGTCTATTGGTAGCAACCGCAGTCAACGAAAATGGCAATCGTGAAGTAATTGGTTTTCAGCTGAATGATACCGAAACAGAATCAAGCTGGGGAGATTTTTTTCAAAATCTCAAAGAGCGTGGTCTGACAGCCGTTGATCTGATAGTATCCGATAATCACAAAGGACTTGTAAATGCGATTAAAAAACATTTTCAGGGATCCACCTGGCAGAGATGCCAGACACATTTCTCAAGAAATGTACTGGATAAAACGCCCAAAAATCAGCAGTCCGAATTGAAATCCTATCTGAAACGCATCTACAATGCAGTAAATATTGAAGATGCCCGCAACCTGCTGAAAGACACACTGAGACATTTTGAATCCAAAGCACCAAAAGCGATTGAAATACTCGAAGAAGGTTTTGATGATGTGATGGCTGTAATGAGTCTTCCTGAGAAATACCGGAAAAGACTGCGCACAACCAACAGTATCGAACGACTCAACGAGGAAATCAGGCGTCGTGATCGCGTGATCCGCATTTATCCCAACGAAAAATCGGTTATCCGTTTACTGGGTGCGCTGCTTATGGAACAGGATGAAAAATGGTCTTCCGGCAGAAAATATCTGGATATGCAGGATTACTATGAATTTTTAAAAGAACAGACGGCTGCTGTTTCATCAGCAGCCTAGTTAAACCCACCGAGGTTTTTACACACTATTTTGGACTTGACTCTTTTTCATGGGGACTGCCGTTAATTAATAGTACTTTCATCATTGCTTCCTTTTATATATTTTTTATAATCATATCATATTTATTCAGATTATGTTAACAGATTTTATAGAATGATTCTATCCTTTTTATATTCTGACGAATGACATCTGCTGACTGCTTAAACTTTTCCTGTTCGTCCTCAGTCATATGTATTTCCAGAATATCAGATACACCGGTACGATTAAGAATCCCGGGTACACCAGCATAAACATCAGCTTGACCATACTCTCCTTCAAGTAAAGTTGAGATCGGGATAATTTTGTTCTCATCATGTAGAATAGCCTTAATAATTCCCACACAAGCTGCAGCTATGCCATAATAAGTCGTACCCTTACGATTATAAATTTCCCAGCCTTCTTTTGCGGTTTTTAATACGATCTCATCTAAATCTACCTCACCCACTATCTCTGGATTATCAGTAATAATATCCTGAAATGATTTTC
This genomic interval from Eubacteriaceae bacterium ES3 contains the following:
- a CDS encoding FtsX-like permease family protein, which codes for MKINRKIFRTIFKHKSQYFGASLLVALSCMIFTMFGIFGVNILDNLEQFKEEYHQQDAFFIPLGKLSEPTKFEDEYHVKLEERYYQDLEYSDTAKIRLLSAAEEIDQYYVMEGKKLSADDEILIDPGFAAAHDIQVDDHVTFADIDYHVVGFFTEPDYIYALKNEGEMIKNANTFGVGLVNKHVLSDTTDSTLFYSVEYSDQTDATDLKKSISSEMVVLKWVDRDDNLRITFPENDLKAVEPIGRVIPLAIMIVSGVMIAVILGRLLKQEYVQIGALFALGYKKSEIIFHYLRYALLIGLFGSIIGTIAGIFMVNPFLNLTASMYNIPVITIRYYPFYLILSLIMPFFFLIPATLLVTLKALSLSPLELLKNGNKKVRVNWVEKRIKLKHFKFKTVFKIREILKNYSRILFLMLGVIVAASLVLMGFMMKSSMDYLVVNGIENGFSYEYMYTFKDFQTESIEGTESFTLGSFTAKKSNGDEMSILAYGITPDSTMVHLSDKSGNILDFNQVIVSSVLANRTGLAVGDDLVIKNSATEKETNLTIDEIADYSLGTYVFLPLEKLNEICDYESGSYLGLYSDRVLDIDENKLLSQSSRAEMLEGYQLMMAPLQTISLSIGALSFMVGLVVLYVVISMIIMENAESISLLKILGYRKKEIYKITLSGLTFFVVISYLIAVPIIFAALDQLFMTMTADMTMDIPVIIDWAYVVYGFVLVMVIYAVARFLNRRKIEHASMADSLKSKSE
- a CDS encoding ABC transporter ATP-binding protein; translated protein: MLIEVKNLNKIYKSAALEFHALKDVTFSMEKGQIAVILGPSGSGKSTLLNILGGIDFANSGTADIDGQKITEFNSKKLQEYRREKIGFVFQFYNLIPNLTVYENICVAEDISQNPLDIDALIKDIGLFELRDRYPQELSGGQQQRVSVARALVKNPKLLFCDEPTGALDYESSKEILDLIEKITRKYQMTTLIITHNAAIAGMADKVIKLRSGEIVEDIIQKNPIHANEVEW
- a CDS encoding DUF4256 domain-containing protein, yielding MVKINKLTMDQQNELLEVLEKRFNNNMNRHPKAKWSEILAIISMDAAKLQILFKMEESGGEPDLVKFTEVEEQYYFVDCCTQSPEGRRNLCYDREALDKRKKNKPLSSVLDVAEEIGIELLTEAQYRDLQKFGEFDTKTSSWVKTPDKIRKLDGAIFCDRRYDTVFMYHNGADSYYSARGFRGCLKIELN
- a CDS encoding DUF5131 family protein — its product is MAMWNPWRGCHKYSEGCQFCYIHKGDQRRGIDTNKILKTDKFMTPIEKNKKGEYKLKSGQVVYLCFSSDFLLADADMWRNECWQMIKERSDLQFIFLTKRIERFEACIPDDWGSGYENVTVGCTIENQSRADERLSIFKHLPIIHKNVICQPLIEEIDIAKYLDDVELVVVGGESDFNARPLNFNWVLSLRQQCIQTNTNFEFRQCGTHFIKDGKQFKLNVRQLCAQARKAGIDYQVEKNGD
- a CDS encoding ABC transporter ATP-binding protein; this translates as MLKIDNLEFGYRSNRRILNQVEFDVSNGEFVAILGNNGAGKSTMLKCINKIIAPQNGSVLINERDILKMNRLEIAQNTAYVAQKSEGSRITVYDTVLLGRKPHIKMAPKKEDYDLVEEIIETMGLQDFSLRYIDELSGGEMQKVMIARALAQEPKVLLLDEPTSCLDLKNQLEVLKLISNITREKNIAVVIVIHDLNLALRYCDRFLFLKDSEVFCYGGLDVMTPETINAVYQVPVAVESYQDKKVVIPLT
- a CDS encoding iron ABC transporter permease: MEMIKKTACGTDYDKYVHKKIITLIVLTLLTLATALFAITAGSADIPVTDVLKALVGIGVEKSVLVTVNIRLPRILMALVSGIGLASAGCVMQSILKNPLASASTLGISQGASFGAAIAITFLGGGTVMGNTADAVTVSNPYLTSICAFITSMLVTLVILGLSKMRNASPETMILAGVALSSLFAGGTALIQYFSSDVQMAAIVFWTFGDLGRASMDNIQAAAIVSFAALIYFMFNRWNYNALECGEHTAIGLGVNVSRVRLLGMTISSLTAATIVSFVGIINFIGLIAPHIMRRFVGNDYRYLLPASALMGALMLLISDTFARLIISPVILPIGAITSFLGAPLFLYLIFKGVNHVKN
- a CDS encoding iron ABC transporter substrate-binding protein, with product MKKVSVFFLCLVIMISMAACTSSQVTDSEGDQAASTQVITDSLGRQVEVPTEINSIGSLGVMRLLTYMGAADLVTGVTDMDNVQVLTRPYTLVNPNYESLAQIGQGGAGGIVPFDEEIINLMPDVIFVVSDYNQADELQEKTGIPVVAVANPGLFDGIMNDSINLIGQVLGEEERAQEINDYMDAAQEDLNERTQDIPDESKPSVYNGGLNFKGKHGFDGTSANYGPFVAINANNVTDVTGQSGAFTVDLEQVLVWNPDIIFLNPENMDLVNMQYAENPDFFNSLQAVQNNQVYSQLAYNNNYTNIEIALADAYYAGTVIYPEAFSDITIDEKADEIFEFLLGEKIYSQYVEANQGFGPLTIGE
- a CDS encoding FmdE family protein — encoded protein: MNKELWEKSVAFHGHHCPGLAIGVRASEEAIKALNIQFSEDEEVVCITENDACGVDGVQVIMGCSAGKGNLIFRNRGKQAFTFFNRKTGEKIRLVLKDLPDMERDEMENYILSEPDATKVFDFKEPSYDLPEPARIFNSIICEECGEKTAEHMIRLENGRKVCVDCSNPYSRGI
- a CDS encoding flavodoxin family protein — protein: MIRTLSEKGCTFTALSEVATVLKKYEIDVEILYLGKTPLNDCIACGKCHETGSCVFDDLVNEMAQRLSEIDGIIVGSPVYYAGPTGRVTSFLDRLFYSSTKKLAGKPGACVVSCRRGGASATFDRLNKYFTIAKMPVVSSQYWNQVHGNSPEEVLKDAEGLQIMRTLGENMSWLLKSIEAGKKAGISLPEYEKPTMTNFIR
- a CDS encoding IS256 family transposase codes for the protein MAQLNITLDTELLHGLFTKDSRDEAFSKLLETILNQVLVAQSAEQLGAERYERCEDRTAYRNGFRDRELTTRIGGITLRIPRHRNGEFSTTMFQRYQRSEQALMLAMIEMVINGVSTRKIENITEELCGQSFSKSTVSKLCENLDPVVNGFRNRTLEKHYPFIIVDALYLKVREDSRVRSKGLLVATAVNENGNREVIGFQLNDTETESSWGDFFQNLKERGLTAVDLIVSDNHKGLVNAIKKHFQGSTWQRCQTHFSRNVLDKTPKNQQSELKSYLKRIYNAVNIEDARNLLKDTLRHFESKAPKAIEILEEGFDDVMAVMSLPEKYRKRLRTTNSIERLNEEIRRRDRVIRIYPNEKSVIRLLGALLMEQDEKWSSGRKYLDMQDYYEFLKEQTAAVSSAA